GTTTAATTCGTAGGGTAGATCTGATACAGACAGAGGGGTTATTAACACAAGAAAAATTGCTCCGCTTATATCCAGAAGTATTCCAGGGTCTTGGTGAGTTTCAAggacatcaccacattcacactgatCCAACAGTGGTTCCCGTGATCCAAGGATGTAAGAGAGTGCCCTTTGCCATACATGATAGGCTAATCAGATGGAAAATATGGGAGTTATAACAAAAGTGGTAGGGCCCACAGATTGGGTGAGTAGTCTTGTTATCACTGAAAAAAAGAATGGGTCTCTGCGTATATGTCTTGATCCGCGAGGTCTAAATAAGGCAGTGCGGAGACAACATACCATCCCAACAGTTGAGGAAGTTCTAAGTCGCCTAGCTGGAAAGAAAATCTTCACAATAATAGATGAGAAAGATGGCTATTAGCAGGTAAAACTAGATAAAGCATCATCCAGATTATGTACATTCAATACGCCGTGGGGGAGGTATTGTTTTAATCGTTTACCATTTGAGCTTAAATCCTCAagtgaggtttttcaacagaaaaatcaagaaacattTGGGCATATAAAAGGTGTATATATGATTGCTGATGATATGATTATAGCAGCTGAGACAAGTAAACAACATGATGAGATTTTATTAAcgagtatagcggaatccagcagcatccagttaacaccatgtgcataagactcacaccaggcagaggaattgaaagaacaaaataactttactcttgcttgttgggttgaaatataaaacagttcttgtcaggacccaggctgcagagcaccaataaccttgcacagagaccagtctctatctaatatctttattaaggaaatatataaaaacaataaaaacaagtgaagaatatagttcagaagtagacctttcagatgaggtcaattatagtccagaaatgtattgtccaatataagatattagagtccaaagttttaatccacttgaccgaaacacacacttgccaagcaatagtgtggggaaataacagagtccttaaagtccaatgtagctagacaacaaggctggaaaataaacttgattcttggctggaaccgtgactagaagacgagacaaacatgaaacatgaacagagtccaaggaagtccgtgagacaagacaaggctggaaacttgatcctggaaacaaggaactgggattacgaagtccacacacgatctctctcctcaagctgaacaattgactccgcaaagtatccctggcgctaagcaccgatattgggtctcgttttcccgccaacagaactctttccctagagaacaagaagcgaaacccaactctatccagatgtgtgactccttagaatttcccaagggaagcaagcctaatcagcttgatttctggcagcaatgcgtaaactcctccgctgagcctctctgtttcccctttcccgggaataagattcttttctgggaaacgggggggagttctgcccaaggcctgtttggctgaattcttgaggacaaacatcaacatcctgcaggtgaggagactccggctctggctgaaccggcaaaaatcccatgttttcctcttcgtctgtcacaatagtactaggaacaggactacaaggcccatgagtcatcacagttctgcaatcgtacaatgtccgtgtagttgcataagatcaataacatcagcattctatttacagcatagcatattcaaactgctacttgaccgtagctagagaacTTCTCCATTTCTGTACTCTCCCCgcaagctcagattaccaactgacaaacccagccatctgccagcaaactgatacattgtttgaggcgtggcttgcctctacaataactcagctccctttttgcagagatcttttgcaagcaactttgcaaggatttctttacacacacacacatagcgaTTTGGCGCAATAGATTTTACATCAGATAATGGAAACAGCACGTGTCAAAAGCATCAAGTTTAACAAAGAAAGGATCCAGTTCAGGGTAAACTCTGTTAGATATATGGGCCATATtgtgactttattattattattattattattattattattattattattattactcctatTTCCTGAAGAATCAGAAGAAGGTGATGCCTCTTAAATTTTAATTATGTCTCTATATCCATTGCTTATAAAGTATTGAAGTTGCCTTGAAATTATCTAATTTGGAATTTGTGAGAACAGTTATGAGTGCATAACCGTTTGATTATTTCTATCATGCAGTCAAGCTggccaccttggaggtgtctacggacaacgccggctcttcggcttagaaatggagatgagcaccaactcccagagttggacacgactggacttaacgtcaggggaaaccttgacctttacctttcTCCCTTGGGTGGGATTCAAGTGCTAGAATGGGTCAAAAGCATCCTTGTTACCGCACTGGGAATGCCTCAAGACAACAAGTCCTAACAAGGGGGTGAAATTCAGAAGCcatataaaaaaaaatcagtccttTTTATGAGAGCCAGGAAacagagaaaatccccttctttctactttttcctgcttcttgcagtgggttggactggatggcccatgaggtctcttccaactctacgattcgaTGATTCTTCTTGTGGTGTCTGTCAATGCAGCTTCTGAGGGAGAAAGGGACCTTGGGGTCAGCGTGGGATGACGGAGAGATGGCAAAAGGGCGGGATGTTGGTAAAACCGCTTTTCTGAGGAGTGAGGTCAATATCTTCAGGAGGCACAAGGGACTTCAGTTGGAAACTCTGCAGGATGGtggtgaagaagaggaaaagctcCATGCGGGCCAAGGATTCGCCCAAGCAGTTCCGTTtccctgaagaagaagaagaagaagaagaagaagaagaagaggaagaagaagaagaagaagaagaagaagaagaagaacaacaacaacaacaacaacaacaacaacagaatttcTCTGCAGGCAAGGAGAAACACATCAAGCTTTCTGATCAGATGCCTCCTGAGATGCAACCAAAGAGTCTTTTCACTTCAAATCACCTTTTCTTGCCATAgcatctttggccccttctacattgccatataatccagattatcaaatcagatagtccacattacctgctttgaactggattatatgagtctacatcttctatatatataaatgagtgatggcatcatggcgacccacaaaacaacaaaactacaggccccccaacctcgaaatttgacaacacaatccatcatccacgcctctaggttgattcaacaaaaagaaaagaaaaataaagtcctaattagagggagagcaataattgtttttatccaattgctgccagtttagagggctaagctctgcccacttggtctcctagcaacccactcagcccaggggacaggcagaatcaggcctcacttaggcctctttcacactgtctataagatacagattatctaatttcaactggattatatggcagtgtagactcaaggtgcttccacacagctatataacccatttataatgggcttaatgtcaggggaaaacctttaccctttaccttaaccaccagttcctcaagttccttatttcccataccaccatacttcgccacagcaacgcgtggccgggcacagctagttgccatataatccaaattatcaaagcagataatctggattttaaatggcagtgtagaagaagcatTTGTCTTTTTGTGGCCTTTCCCTTTCAACCACCAGCCATCTCATTGTCTTATATTTACTTCTAAAAGATTTCCCTCATCTCCACCTTGCTATGGGTTTGTGGATGGTCTCATTGTTCATTTGGGGAATCCTACACACTTGTATCTCTAAATCCAAATACAGTTTATGGagactacttttaaaaaaaccaaaaaaaacccaggtTTTCTGATTATACGCAAAAATTGCATTACATGAAATTCCTGGAAGGGATCTCCACTGGCCTATTGTAAGCAGTGTAAAAATAGAGCTTGTCCaaggaaacaaaagaaatgtACAGCTAATATTataaaatcactagctgtgcccggccacgcgttgctgtggcaaagtggtggtggtattggttaaaaattgttgtgtaatttttatttgacattatttgcaattttttattaattttattgtaagttatatttttaattattatattttattattttcttgtattatttttagttattttctattattatagtattttattgtattaatttttagtgtttattattatttttattgggttgctaggagaccaagttggaggagctgagccttctaactggcagcaattggataaaagcaattattcctctctctctaattaggactttatttttcttttctttttgttgtatcaacctagaggcatggatgatgggttgtgttgtcaaatttcgaggttggggggcctgtagttttgttattttgtgggtcgccgtgatgccatcactcttttatatatatagatgaaatgcAGTCCACAGAGTATATGAGGAGGCCCGTAACCCTTACATAATTTTGCATGCTTGTTGTGGGAGAATAAGAAGGCTAAAAACACAAGAAGTCACACGctttaaaaacaagcaaacaaagaaGCATCTGATCCTTTTCCTCATGTTGTGTTTAGGAGAATACTACCTGAGGAGAAAGGCACAAAGGCATCATTCTTCTTGAAGCGTCCATTCTCATCCAAGAAGTTTTCTGGGTTGAAAACATTGGGGCTTTTAAACATTGTGGGGTCATGCAAGACAGTGCTGAGTATTGGGTAGACTGTCATCCCCTGGGAAGGAGAAGAGTGATGAGTTCAGAATTGCAAAATGCAACTTGCATAGCATTCTTCTATCCACTCCTGGTCCATGAGCTCCATTTCAATGTTCTATGTAAAGATGGTGGGACAGTTGGGTTTACCTGAGCTTGGCTCTGCACTTAAATAACTTTTCTTGTGATTTATGGTtgaactttcttttttttaaaaacatcctcTTGTACCTTAGGGATTAGATATCCTCggaactcagtgtcacaagtaacCATATGGGCCACACTCATAGGAAGAACATCACTGCATCTCTGCACTTCGTGGATAACGGCATCTGTATAGGGCATCTGCCTCCGGTCTTCAGTGTTTGGGACACGATCATGGCCAATCACTCGATCAATTTCTTCATGCACTTTTGCTGTTAAAGATATATATGATTAACtgttgtgggttttttgtttCTTCTATGAGTACATTCTTCAGGTTACATAGTAAAAAAAGATTATGTCAAATATTTTTAGTTTTGTGGGCCTTTAGTATTCACCAAAGTTTTCCCCCCAGGCTACTTAGATGCTGAGGTTCCACGGCCGATAGTAGCGTAGGAAAATGGCATCCCATATACAAAATGGCAATCAATTCAAACAAGTGCTGGAGAGAGAATGAGGATCTGTTAGCATCCACCAAATCAAGATTTCCTTAAATATTTTAAGCCATTATTGGCTAAGCCTCTTAGATGCAGAACCCATGGTTATAGCAGGTTGACTATCCTCAAATGAGTGTGGAAAAGAGGAAAGTAGggtgcttcttagcggggggttggtctagatggcccatgaggtctcttccaactctactattctatgattctatggaacctGACCATAGAATTGACAAGGAGCTCACCATAAATTTccgctggaggatctagagactcCAAGAGAAGTATGATCTCTAGGGATCTCTACATCTTCTGGGATGACCCTATGGTCTACTTCTGGCAAAGACTGACCATAGTATAGTTCAAGCTGCCAATTCGGGCTAACTGtcaatgcagcagcagcagcaacaacaacaataccttGCACTTCAGGATATTTCGTCAGAAACAAGAAGCCATATTTCAGGGTGCAACTCCCTGTCTCCGATCCAGCAAGAATCAGATTAAGAATGCTGAGCTGCAAGTTCTTGATATTATATTCACTGTctgaattgttttttttcctgaaagtagGAAAGAACAACACACCATGAGACAATCTGAATAAGAACCTTAAAGGGCCAgtcttaaaagtgtcttcaaacaCTTGGCAGCGTTTCCAGCCAAAccagttcaggtccaaactgcaggtcTAAACATGaagcaggcagcagcaagactacaagactttcccaatacacagcacatcaacaccttgccttctacaaagacccctcacccctgaacccacttttatctacaaaccatcatcagaggatgaactgaccaccgccccatcatcatctcccacaactgctcccagctcttcacgtgaattccttcaactctccctccaattcctccatctcctgtcaagacttagatctccccaaaaatcagttggatctcctgattgccagtcttcgcTCCCAGAGAACCCcgtaaaggtatcactagttgttggtgcctcacaaatagcttgcacttctcttatcttagtccaatccatggtgtctccttcttctccttcactcattgacccatcatccccagataaTCCcgcaaacgactcctcatctgtaggtgtaagtatgtcccggatcctctttctctgctgctcttcatcagattcctCCTCCCGAGTAACCCatttcccccttctggcacccatactattgggttgttgtatgtctttcgggctgtgtgggcatgttccagaagtattctctcctgacgtttcgcccacatctgacaggcatcctcagaggtgcgaGGCATGCCTAgttcatccatacctcacaacctctgaggatgcctgccatagatgtgggtgaaacatcaggagagaatacttctggaacatggccacacagcctgaaagacatacaacaaccttgtgatcccggccatgaaagccttcgacaacacacccatACTattgtttgtaacgttactcacggGCTCTACTATAACAGAACCACTGGTAGGTTGAATGGGAAAGGACATTCTGTCCTAGACTGAAGCTAGACAAGTCATATAACCCTGCTCAATTAGAGCCTGGTTGCCCATCTGTGCTTCAGATGCAAAGTATGGAAAATATAGACTGGCATTTTGTGCTCCAGTTATAGAATCTTAACCAAGAGTTCCGGATCCATAATGACTCCATATTCACAATGCTCCCCTTCCTCTACTTTACTAAGCAGAAGACACTCCAAGGAATGGAGGTCTGTTCTGAATTTGACTGCAGCTCAGAATGACATTTCTGACAGGTCCCTTCTGCAAGAGAAGTTGTAATGATCTGAAAGAGGACTCCTGGTCCAAGGACATGTCATCCAAAGGCCCTGATCATCAGCAAAGCAGCTCTCCGTCAATGTGACAGTTTTTTTTATAGCAAACAATATATGcaattaaaatattcaaagagCCACCTTTGCTCCCTATGAAGGAAGTTTCCAAGCTTGGGAGTAGCTACTGAGAAAGTCTGCTTCTCACCAAACATGCTACTACAGCTTGCAAAGGCTCTCCTTGGACTCCATGTATGCTTTCTACTTTGTGGTATCAATTCTCATCTATTCTGCTCTGCATCCACACTCAAATTGGAACAAAGTGGGATAGATTAaggctgtcttattgcatttcccAAAGTGAGAAGGATTATTGGATAGTTAATGCAGAGCCCTTCTACCTTCATGTGTCAACAAGGTACCTTTTCCATCTGGACAAGGAAGCAATCGATATAGTCACGTGGGAAGTTAGGGTCAAGGGTTTCTTGGTTCTTCTTGATTCTCTTGGCAACGAAGAGCCTCAAATCCTTGGAATCATAGAGCTTACTGTAGATTCCTGGAATATAGTTCAGGTAGTTGGCATAGATGTCATAGAACTGCATAAAGAGAGAAACCATGCTAAATGGATTAGCTGCCATTTTCCACCAAAGCATCAACAGTAATCCCTTACTTTGTCTTGAAAGGATTTCCGGTGCTAATAACAAAGGGAACATCCAAGGCCTCTGTTTTGTTCTGAGTGGGATGAACCAAAGACATCCCAATCATCCCCCAAAATTTGTGAACCACCCGGGTTTAATGACTGGGTCATTGTGACTTCAAAGAATATTTGCAAGCAGTCAATTATTGCTAGTGGAAGAGGTGTAGACTGAAGCATTGAAGAGACCTAGAcgtagaaaaacaaaaacaagggagCAAGGAACCTGGGATAGGAAAGCAGAAGATCAAAATATATGAAGACTTCAAGACttaaaaacccccagagaaggagactccaccagactccaaggcactgacaaacagctcttaccacagtggttctggggtctccagatgattttggccttcaactcccagaaatcctaacaactggtaaactggctggaatttctggcagttgtaggccaagaacatctggggatcctgggttgggaatcactgtcttaccatcagaaaaatcttcctaatctttaggtggaatatgttttcctgccatttgaagacATTGCTTCATTGTGTCCTAGTGTCtatagcatcagaaaacaagcttgccccctcctcaatatttcatcctttcaaatatttaagtgtGGCTGTCATATTGCCAATCACCCTCCTTTTCTCAaaactaaacatatccagctccttaagctgctcctcatagggcttcacttccaaacctttgatcattttggtggcCATTCTagattgtcaatatccttcttgaactgtggtgtccattaggcttgctcaaataattcgttttccccgttaaccgttattaattcgttattttcgtttgttttgaagcaatatacggcattggttgtccacacgtctggatatcgcggtttcgaaccgcgattggccgttttccgttatggcgtcgttttttttcgtttttaaaaaatgcttttgcaaatcacccaaacttgtttaagtgcactggggcaacctagcgtgttgtttgcaccttgtggccaatcagagaggatgtttaaccagggggaggggctggtaggacgtcctgaatgaaaagagtgagcagggagcctcgtggctcatttgcaccgggaacctggagagggtggaagggagattctgggggcaggcaggcaggcaggcaggcaagattgctgcgtcacagccttggctgtgtctgagctagagctaggctaaggctacagaagacctggagaaaaggttgggtgggtgagtttgggagggaaACTGTTGgctgttgcttttttaattttttgggaagggcctgtgggtgtttttttcctcccgagattggcgttttccattttcccacccggccagcaatttttctgctgcgccattttttctgttgcggtgggctttcttctttcttttaaacgctaaagggtttttggaaacaagggagccgatttggcccttgcctcatgcagggctgtttgtccgtgccagggtcgctttctgtgaataaacagccaagtttggccaaaggattgcacctttgtagaactaaacctcctttttgggaaacaagggacccagttttgccctttgccagggctgtttgtccgtgccagggacgctttctgtgaatcaaaagccaagtttggccaaaggattgcacctcccattgtcctttgtagaactaaacctccattttgggaaacacttttgccccttgcctgctgaagcagggcagtttgtccgtgccagggtcgctttctgtgagtcaaaagccaagtttggccaagggattgcacctcccattgtcctttgtagaactaaacctcctttttgggaaacaagggacccagttttgccctttgccagggctgtttgtccgtgccagggtcgctttctgtgaatcaaaagccaagtttggccaaaggattgcacctcccatactcctttgtagaactggaaagtacaggtatccccttgtaaaagaacaaaaataactaaaacagaaatagacggttttgcggcagttaatataccctaaacagaacacgttgccaatcaagaaacaagaaatattttccaccacttaacACGTTGCCAAGcaagaaacaaaaaatattttccaccacttacacaacacctttccatccccccatctgtctcctgaaaacactcctgttatcatgaagcgttcagcagtacgcgggtctgggggagcaagtcctgctagtggtaaagccacagccaggacactgtggggggccaaaaaacttagggtgggtcccatccgtctggaatgcTGAagtatgggagtgggtggacttgatgaagaagccg
Above is a window of Anolis carolinensis isolate JA03-04 unplaced genomic scaffold, rAnoCar3.1.pri scaffold_18, whole genome shotgun sequence DNA encoding:
- the LOC107983881 gene encoding putative inactive cytochrome P450 2G1, translated to MPYTDAVIHEVQRCSDVLPMSVAHMVTCDTEFRGYLIPKGMTVYPILSTVLHDPTMFKSPNVFNPENFLDENGRFKKNDAFVPFSSGKRNCLGESLARMELFLFFTTILQSFQLKSLVPPEDIDLTPQKSGFTNIPPFCHLSVIPR